In Phycisphaerae bacterium, the genomic window GCGACCGTGCTCGCCACGCCGAAGCCCGCCGAAGGCGGGAGGAAGCAGCAGTCTCCTTATAGCGGTCCGCGCTCGCGGACCCTCCTCGACTGTCAGCTCTCTTTCTCCTGCTCAACTGTCCCCTGCTCTCCTGTCTACCTTCCCCTATCTCGCGCGGCGCCGGGTGGGGGAGCAACGATCACTCGTCCTGCGTAGCTCCCAGAGCGCAGCAGGAGCCCCGATGCTTCTCCCGAGGTAGACTCTACGGCCTGCCGCATCTCAGAATCGAAACGAGGCCTCCAGCATCAGCGACTCGCGGTCCCCAATGCCGACCTCGACTGTCAAATAGATATTCTCGCCTATCTCCAAGCGGCCACCAACGATTGTGTTCCACGGGTTGACGGCTTCCACTTTCGCACGGTAGTCCAAGTCGAGGATCTCGAGGCGCCCCGTCATGATCTCCTGGACGCCCTGGTACATGGCGCCGCCCCACAGGGAAACGTACACGTCGCCGAGTGACGAATTCTGCAGGATGCGCTCCCTCACCCCGAGCCGCATGCTGAACACCACGACATCGACCGCATCCAAGGATGCGACCAGGCGTTTGAAGTCGAGGAAGGTCTGGGTGAAGTTCAGGTCCGCCAGGCCGAACACGATCGTGGGCCGATCCTTGATCGGGTTGAAGCCGGCGGCCAGGGTGCCCCCGAGACCCACCGTCGGCCCTTCGTACTCCAGGTGGATATCGAGCTTGGGGCCGATCGGGAGCATGGCAGGCCGTACTCCAATGTCGGCCGTTCCGTCCACGTAGCCGGCGATCGCGTACAGGTTCAGGAACGGGAGGACCCATGCGTCAAAGCGAGAGGTCCATGCTGTTTCTGCTATCTTGACATTGGTGACGCGAACGAGGCTGCCGACATCCAGCAACGGACCTCGTGGCCCCCCAAGTTTCGTCTCCGGTATGTCGAAGTTGTGTTTGGCCGAGTAGACGTTGCCCGAGACGCCCAGTGGCGGTGGCAGCTCGAAACCGCGCTCGCGGGCCTCTTTTTCACCCCAGACGGGCAACCCGGACCAGTGACTCACCTCTTTCCCGGGAACCAGCTCCAGCTCAAAGGTCGGCTGGCTGCCGGCCGATTCGGCGATGGCCTCCCCAGACATCAGCCAACCCAAGGTGAGGAACACGGACGCGAAAACGGATCTGAATCGGCCGATGCTGCGTCTCCTGATGCTCGTTCCACTCTGGAGAATACCATCGCGGTGGTATCGGGTTCATATCCTACCGCCTGCGACGCACCGCGCCCACCACACGCCGTGCCCAAGCCTCGACGAGCCACGCAGTTCGTCGGGGGTAAGCTTGTCGAATCCATCCCCGTGGTCCTCCAACCGACAACCCCCGAATCACTCGCAAGGCCGCAGAGACCGCCGCTGTTACCCGGCTCGCCCACCGCCCCATCATCATTCAGCATTCCACATTCGCCCCGCGCCAGCCACGTAGCCACTCGCTCAGCGGCGGGAATGGAGCCCTTGTTCATCGCCGAACGGTTGAGCAGTCAGGTAATCGAACAGGCCATTGTGCCAACAGACTCCCGTTGACCGCAGATTGCTGACGTCTGAGGGCTTCTTTTCCCTTATTGGCATCCCGTACACCTTGGGATATGCTGTCACTGGAATAGTGGCAAACTGCCCCTGTCTGATGGAAAGCCGAAGCCGCACAGGTCCAAAGACGCGGACAACCGCCAAGGTCTCGTCCTCCCCAGGTTTCAGACGGTCTGGTGGGGGGTGGCGTCGCATCAGGCTGGCAGCAAGAGGTATTCTACGTATACTGTCGCAAGGGCATTCGGAGACCTGCGGTCATGAGTGGTGAGATGATCGAACGGCCGGATCAGCGCGGCTTTGACGAGTCCAAACATGTCAACGAGCACGGGGCGAATCCGGAAAGCGGGACAGGTTCGTTTTTGCATTGGTTCGTTTTCCCATTCGCCCACCGTCCTCCACCCGTTCGATTCCCACTCTTGATCCCACCCGCCTCTCAGATCCGAAATGCTCCACCCACTGTGCCACCGGAAGCTTCCATACTATCCCCGCATTTTGCCCGATGCACGGGGGACGGAAAGCAATCAGTTGTCAGTTTTCAGGCCTCAGTCGAGCCAAGTCCCAGCGTCTCCGACCAACCGATCGCTACCGCCCCTTTCCCCCAGCACCCGAATGGCCTGACAGCCCAATAGTCGAACAGTCCAGCAGCCTTCCCCCACCCACTGACCACTGAAAACTCATCACTGACGACTTCGCCCTCCCCGCCACCGACAACTGGCGAAGCGCCCCCCGCCTTTTCCCGGCCATCCGCTCATCGCCTTCCGTGTACTCCGCATATTCCGCAGTCTATCAGGGCCTCTTCACCACCAAGTCACCAGGCCGGAACCGCCTCGCTCAGGCGCTGCCGCCGGTGTCCCAAATCAGCTCGACCTGCCAACGTTCGTTGACGAAAAGACCGAGGAGGCGAACGGGAAGATGCCACGACCCCATGCATCGCAATGCGCATGCGAGATCCCGCAGGTGCTGGTCCCTCTCCACGGGGTTGCCGGCGCAATCGTGATGGGCGACCACGCGCGAGCCATGGGCATTAACAGAAATGTCCATCCGCCGGCGGATCGACTCGATAAGGCTGTACTGGCTTCTGCTGAAAAGGCCGTCAGGGCCGGGCTCTGTGACGGCGTCCACGCAGTCCGCGTGGAACCGCTGGTTCAGCCAAGCGGACACCGGCTCCTGAACCCGTCCATCGCCGTCCATCCATGCAGTTGACTACGGTCACGAAGGCCCCGTGTGGCATTGACACCTCCCCGACGACGGCGACCGTCCACGATGTCCACCACGGTCAGGCGATGGCCTTCGGTCTTGGCGGCTTCAACATCAGCCCGATTACCGCCGCAATGAGACAGGCAACACCGGCAATGATAAAGGCCGGCTTCCACGCCTCGACGCCCCTGGAGCCGACGGCATCGCCAAACCGGCCGGCCATGATGGGGCCGACGATTCCGCCGATGCCGTATGCACTGAAGACCCAAGGGTAGTTCTTGCCCACATTCTTGTTGCCGAAGAAGTCAGCCGTCGCGGCCGGAAAGAGAGCGAAATTGCCGCCGAAGTTGAAGCCCACCAAGGCCGCTCCGAGATAGAGGAGGGCGGGCGTGCCTCCCATATGGAAGAAAAGAAGCATGACGATGCCCTGGGCCCCCATCATGAGCACCAGCGAGGCCTTTCGACCAAGCTTGTCCGAGACGGTACCCCAGATAATCCGGCCGAAACCGTTGGCCAAGGCGTAAAAGAGAGCCATGGCCGTGCCTGCGGTAAGGGATGCCTGGCGGGGATCCATTCCACCGGCCTGTAATGCGTCGATCCCGAAGAGTTTGATGATGCCGATCACCATCAGGCCGGCCAGCGCGCCGAAGATGAACATAGCCCACAGCATGTAAAACTGGGGTGTTCTGAGCATCTGGTCCCAATCGAATTGGGCGGATGAAGAGCCGGCCGCGCCGGGCGTTGAAGCCGGTTCCCAACCGGCGGGCCTGTAGTTCTCGGGCGGGTTCTTCATCCAGATCGAGCCGACGAGAATGAGCACGAGGAAGGCGATGCCAAAGATCAGGAACACCTTCCCGACACCCAAAGGCTTGATGAGTCCGTCCCACTCGATGTGCGTCCAGTCGGGCAATCCCTGCCCGAGGTAGATCCAGATCAGGGCTCCGAAACCGAAACCGGCCACCGCGAGACCGGTGATCATGCCCTTCTTATCCGGGAACCACTTTACGCCTACGGCGATCGGGACGACGTATGCCAAGCCGATGCCCGCGCCGCCGATCAATCCGACGGTCACCAGGATGGCACAGAATGCACTTGGTCCGGTCAGTGACATGCTCGCAAGACCGCCGAGAATGTATCCGAGGCCAAGGACAACGGCACCGAGCCTGGCCACTCGCGTCGGGCCCAACTTCGCCTGCCACATACCGGCCTTGATCATGACCAGCGCGAAAGCCGCAAGCCCCACTGAGAAGATGACCTGGGTCTGGACTTTGCTGAAGTTGAACGGCTCAGCGGTCAGCGGCGGGGTAAAGACGGACCAGGCATAGATCGCCCCAAGACACAATTGGATGAGGACGGCGCCGATGACGACCAGCCAGCGGTTCATAAGCGGCGCGGGAGCTGAGATGGAGTCGTTTGTCATGTGAGATGCTCCAAGCCAACGGCTCCTCGGGGGAAATGCGTTGGCTGTGTACCAGATCTGGTTTTTTCTCGTCAATGAGACAAAAGGCCGTGGGGACGGTCGTCGACCATCCCCACGGCCGGTGACTGTCAGGTCACGAGAGCGGCTTATACGTCTCAACGAGGTTCTTGACGACCGTCGGATCGGCGAGCGTGGTGGTGTCGCCGATCTTGTCCGGCTCGCCCTCGGCAATCTTGCGGAGAATGCGTCGCATGATCTTGCCGGAACGCGTCTTGGG contains:
- a CDS encoding OFA family MFS transporter, with product MTNDSISAPAPLMNRWLVVIGAVLIQLCLGAIYAWSVFTPPLTAEPFNFSKVQTQVIFSVGLAAFALVMIKAGMWQAKLGPTRVARLGAVVLGLGYILGGLASMSLTGPSAFCAILVTVGLIGGAGIGLAYVVPIAVGVKWFPDKKGMITGLAVAGFGFGALIWIYLGQGLPDWTHIEWDGLIKPLGVGKVFLIFGIAFLVLILVGSIWMKNPPENYRPAGWEPASTPGAAGSSSAQFDWDQMLRTPQFYMLWAMFIFGALAGLMVIGIIKLFGIDALQAGGMDPRQASLTAGTAMALFYALANGFGRIIWGTVSDKLGRKASLVLMMGAQGIVMLLFFHMGGTPALLYLGAALVGFNFGGNFALFPAATADFFGNKNVGKNYPWVFSAYGIGGIVGPIMAGRFGDAVGSRGVEAWKPAFIIAGVACLIAAVIGLMLKPPRPKAIA